The Nymphalis io chromosome 3, ilAglIoxx1.1, whole genome shotgun sequence genome contains the following window.
attagtttgtaaaaatactcattattattatatatatacaatcattTTGACTTGAGATTATTTTTATCCAAATGCGAGACTATTATTTCGATATACgagtataattttttaaatgaggtgctgtattttattttgatttttattttaaaactattcaaTTCCACCGGCATTATGCAATGCGATGTTTGcaggttaataataaaaagtgcacTCTACCTACGCGATATTCTCTTAAtgcattcatattttatacaatgcAGTTGGCGTTTTCATTCTATTCATGTAATAAGCTTATCTTTAGGCTTAACGTTGATATGATCAGACGTAGGCAGTCAATGATACAAAAGATTATAACAATCGGTGTCACCAGTGGGCTGTTAAGTACCCATATAGGTAAACAGAATTGTTCCACATGTATCATTTATTGGATTAAGTTTTCTGCATCGGACACGTGATTGATGATGTCATCtcatatgtgttttatttatacattacacgTTCCAAAAATAATTCACACTGTACTACAAAGCCCATACCAATGATTGGCTTTAAGAAATCATTGTTACGATTTTTGAAGGCATTATTTTTCTCTTGTGGTAATAccctatgtatttataaaattcaacgtttaaaactaatatttaattatatataaacgtttatatCTAATGCGttgagaaaattttattaaacaacaatTAATGGTCTCTATAtggaatacatttttatactcGATGCAAATATgctcttacaaatatttttgaattgtcattttacaagtttaatATTGATCAAAACATTTCAACATCTAATATGCCTTGATctgtgattaaatttaaaaaaaaaattagaatgcgAATCTGTATTTCCCTGaagaaagtttaaaattataaattaagtaaatattttttacggctTAAAAATGCCCTAGAGATCACTTTGGCTGTTAATGgtgtttatttatagataattattttgctCTTTTGTTATATCCTCAGGGCGCACATTTGGCTGTGATAGAAGCTGTGATGATGCTATACGCGCGAGAAGTGGTGACGTTAGACCGCGTGTCAGCGGCTGCGCAACGCTTCGGCACTAGTCAGCCGCTGCCCGTCGGCTCCAGCATTCCTCACGAAGATGGTCTACTCTGTTGGATCAACGCGGCATGCGCAGCGCTAAACAAGGCTGAGGTATTTACATTTATGACAAAAATTATTTGAGATTATTTGTCAATTCAAGCGTGTCATATAATGCTTCGTCCTAGATACTAAATTGGCATATACGTTTCCAAGTTTCAGatacaatattattcaaaacttaCTGATGATTTTGTAATCTTTATCGTTGGAAATAAAATCCGTAAACGAGACATATTCTCTATGGatgaaaataagattaaaactaCAATATTCCACTTCCAGGAGAACACATCGTCACACGTACCGATGGTGAAAAGTCTCCAAGACCTGTGCGATGGTACCGCACTGGCCGCCCTCATCTCGTTCTACTGCCCCGAGGCACTTCCGCGGTCAGCAGTGCGCGTCGGACGCATGGTCTCCATACAAGACTGCCTGCATAATCTCATGCTGGTGTACGAGTTCTGTCAGAGCAGTCTACCTCACAACGTGTTCCACATGATGCCAGAGGACGTTACGTATATGCGAGGGTGAGTTATTGGTATATTTCGATAATCATttcgaaaatttaaaattcgtataataaagctttatttttttaacatgagtAATGTtgcaaaaaatgaaaaataaaaacaattattcctTTTAAAGTGTTCAAGCCTTTAGCAcataaaaaagagttaattATAGCAATTAgttcaaatgtatattttattgtatgtttatacttttattttctaaaaaataatattatattagttgttaaaataattttcaggtcGATGCGTCAAAATTTAATAGCGATGCTCGCGGATCTATTCAATATGTTAGAAGTACATCCTGTCAAATCAGTTAAATATCCAGGAATCGGTGAGTACAGGCAATAatcatacttatatttaatataacatgtaTCAATGTTGCATGCTAGAACTAATGGGAGTATGTGGTCATAATATCAAAGGTCCTATGCCcacttcattataatatattatataaaattgtggaCGCGGTGGAGTAATGCTTTTGTAACGCAACATATTTATTCGACAATCGGGCTTATTTTAGTACGGGGATTATTGTattcatattgtttatattaaatgttatcgaAGAAAACTAAGGTCGTGTGACTGCgatcattatacatttttattatgatttataattactaCTCTTTCGTCTCAAGAAAAATTAAGGGTAAGTATACAATTTgcgtttaattacaataaaaaagtgaTGAGCCGATTAACGACGATGAGCTTCTTTCActggtaatataatataactgcaCTAATTGGCTGTAAATTTTTAACTAACATTGAGAAAAATACACGCATTTTCGATCTATTCAAAATCGACGCTCGGAGTGTATTTCGGGGCCACGTTTATCAAAGTTTGGCTCGGTGAGCGCGCGAGTCGCGCGGCGGTAGAGTAGCGCGGGAGTGACGCGCGTGTTGCGTGTGTAGCGGGCGAGGAGTGCAACGCGCACGGCGTGCGGCACAGACGCAGTctgccgccgccgccgccgcagcCCATCCCCGAGCtgcgcgccgcgcccgccctCTGCGCGCACGCGCTGCCCTTCGCAGGTACTGTGCGTGTCGTGTGCGTGTCGTGTGCGTGTCGTGTGCGTGTCGTGTGCGTGTCGTGTGCGTGTCGTGTGCTGACTCACGAGGGGAAGGCAATCGAAATGTAAATGTTCACTCGGGGGATGGAGACGTCTTGTAAAATCCTTACTTCATACTATCTCATCCGATTCGtaatgagttttattttaattgcctCCCCCGAATCCACTCGGACATCGACGAAACCATTTGTGTGGCACGTGTTTGTTCATCGATTTATCGATTCATTACATGTTTTAAAGCAGTCGGAATAAATGTGTCTGTCAATAATTATGATGCAGGAGATTGTGAAAGTTGTGTTCAGGgcttttttgtgttatatttttcgattatttttcgtttttatttattataataaaatacctccTGTATGCTTTTAACGAATTAATCCAgctttttaatagttaataccTGCCAGATTTAGTTCACCTGCAACGATGCTTTGCATGCATTGCTTTTGCCATTTTAATGCTTCAGCACGTTAAACCACAGGCATGGAGTTATTGACGTTATGTCCTCAAGGCTCccaagaaatatataaagtatcttataataattacattatatcgtgaaagtaaaaaaaactgtgGTTACAAATGTTAATGTAGTTTTTTCTACACAAACATCTTGTCAAATCGATAATTGCCTTGAGTTTTTGATAAGTGTAGATAGTTTTCTTTTCAGTTTGCATACGTGTATAGGTTGTTGTCTTTAGAATGCACATACCGAGTtctaatttatcttatttaaagttattaatttaaaataatattattgtccgaattttaaataattttggatatcgttaataacaataatcattaaaatttgagtttaaaataaaaacgctaAACATAAATGCAGACGCACAGTGTGGCGATAGTTTGTGTTAACAATGAATGAATCGTAAGCTGTACCACAATGTCCAGTGTCGCGCTCCCCGTCGGCGGGCGGCGTGCGCGCGCGCGGGCCGGCCAGCCGCTCGTCGTGCTCCACGCCCGAGCGCCGCAGCTGCAGCCCGCAGCGGGACGACTTCGTGGTGCACAGCCGCCGGGCCATCACCACGCTGTCCGCCATGGCGAGGCGGGACGACGACAGTGAGTCTcgacattttaatgttttgtttactcGCTTAGAAGTTGGAGCTAATATAACTAAATGAAAATTGTTGTGTtgcaaagtaattattaattggAATTGTCATCGTTAGTAGTACTTAATTCACTCCAAGTACGCCCAAAGaagtttcaaataataaatgggTCAACGTGTGAAATGTCATCGCGGAGTCGCCAGTCTACCGAGCGCGTAGTGATCGCCGGCCCGGTCCGCCCGCAGTGTTCGCGGAGCACGTGACGGCGGCGGGGCGGCCGTCCAACTGGGCGGAGTCCCGCGAGAGCAGCTTCGCGGGGCGGCGCTCGCGGCGCTCGTCCGTGACGGACGACAGCCAGCTCACCGTGGAGAACTTCGGCGGCTCGCAGGACCGCCTGCAGTTCGCCGGCCGGAACCCGGAGAAGGAGCTCGCCACGCTCGCCAACGTGCGCAAGATATCCGCGCCCGCAGGTGACCCACCTCACTTTGTATGCGCATTATTTGGTGCTGGGTTCATTTATGTGCTAGACCTGACATGCTGTTTCGAACATTCGAACGGCGTCGGTATGTGCTTAGTACGTACGTGCGTATAGTACATTGGAATCGTTgatcatttcatttaataacaaCTACAAACTCGTTTTGATGTTGTTACGCGCTCATTTACAGGCCCACTAGACCACAATCCACCACTTCGTTCCTCACGGCAAGACATCCGCGGCTCCATTCAATTCTTCCACGGGGATTATCAGAACGGCGCTCAGGACGACCGACAGAAGGTGGAGCGTCAGCAGTCGCAGCCACAGACCACGGACCCCCCTTTCAACCCCATCAAGCGACAGCTCAGCAGCGACACCATCGGTCAGAACTTCGGGTTCAACCACAAGGGCGGCGGAGACGGGTTTTATTTAAACGAGCGGGACGCTCCTGACGGTGACGTCACGAAAACGAGCTACGCGGATCTCAGTAAAATTAGGAATAACGGTGATCAGACAGGTAGGTCTATAAAAAATAGCttccttataaaaaaattagatcGACTTATTTCATGGTAGTTCTCCATTCACGCCTACGAGAATAAGTTCATCCACGGATAACAATTCTATTTTGGTAATATTGAAGGTAAAAattccataataattatacatagatTCATTATGGCCTTTACgtcatcattattttttttcgataGTGAATGATGCTAGCAGCTTTGCATATTGCTTTCATTCGACCACATATTCCCGTACTAATCTCGTATAATATAAGACTGTAGATTTGTTTTACGCatgtttaatagtattttttttgtacccGAAGCTGAAATTTTAAGgctttgaagtaaaataaaatttattccatATTTTATCAATCACTAGTAGTATATGAGAATGAGTATATAATGTTTCAATAATTGACTCATCCGTAACTTagatgcattttatttatttgtaaaactttttgAGTGATTCATATCATAAGTAAATCTGACTTTATAtgctacaattatatatttctgttaaaAGTCAGTCgtgttaaatatacatttaattttaattttacaaataaaattttattttttattatgtataaattgtacACCGTTAAGTGTACTAGTAGTAAAAAAGACGCATATAAAACAAGTAATGttggtttttatattgtaaaatatttacatttagtaTTTAGTAAATTTGTTGTTGATGTATGATggattctaccaacccgcattggagcagtgtggtggaataagtgaataagctccaagccttctcctcaaaagggagatgaggccttagcccagcagtgggacattaacaggctgttactgtatgattTGGTCGTGTCGTCAGGTCCGGGCACGCCGGAGCGCCGCAAGACCTCGTTCTCGACGCCCCCGCCCAGCACCACCACGTGGCAGCAACACTTCCTGCAGCACGAGAACCAGCCCAGTCAGTACCGCTTCTTACTTACGTCGCGATTttgtgttacatttatttatacattttgtttttttttattattataatttgctgAATACGTTTCGACGATTGCGACAAAATGGTACCAAATATTGTATTACGGGGATGAGCTCCCAGGATGAACGTGTGGAGCGTTACGAAGTCGTTACAAAGCCGCGGTCCACTTGGTAGCGTTAGGCGGTGCGCGTGTGGCGCGTGTGGTGTGCACGTAATGACGTTGGTTCCGCACTAAGACGGCGACGAGGCGGCGTCGGAGgaggcggcgggcggcggcgggcAGGCCATGGCGGCGCAGCTCAACAACATCCGCCTCAAGCTGGAGGAGAAGCGGCGCCGCATCGAGCACGACAAGCGCCGCATGGAGCTCGCCGTCAGCCGCCAGCGCCAGCAGCTCGGCCAGCAGGCCTTCCTGCAGGCCGTCACCCGGGTGAGTGTTCTCATTGAGTAGCATTCGATGGCAAACAGTTCGCCCGCGAGCGGGTGACTATCGAACGAATGATATATAAGGGTGGGGGCTGTGTGGTTAATTAGTGAATgtatgactttttttatttgttttctgtCTAAAATGTCTAAATTTACCGTGGAATGTGGTCGAAGTTATGTGTATATAGCTTATTCTAATCAAAGTAGGAGTggagacaaataaaaaactttgacattgaactgACCTGATATCATTAGTCGAAATCTTGAACAGTCGTTAGtgttcattattgatttgtggaaaaattgcgttttttaTGTCGGCGAATTTGGGATATctaaatctatggtttgtttatctttactcctcctACGATTGGTATAggctataataacaatattttattgttacggGGTATGTGTGGTAGACAGGTGTGACCAAAATATTTgcttcaatttttatatttgaatatacttCCTACGAATACATAAAAGCTGACATTGAATTGTATATTCAATGGTGACATTTaccacatttcttacaattaatcAACTCAAcacataaatactaaaattctataatataataatacattgtttaaatgatatttagtaatgtaactaatttttttttattaaacataaaatatatttttctatttcattagGAAACGTTTTTGCATTACCAGTTGGCCTCTTTGGTGAGTGCCCAAGTATGACCAcgtcgatatatatttttatcaacttAGATTtagaagtttttaatttatacattaatttttgtaaagTATTTCGATTGTAAAGATAATTCGATTTAGTTTCGTTCATGCTTACACAGCTTTCATTCGGATGATCGTAACATTGTATCGGCCATTGGTTATATTGTGCATAATGTTTCAAAGTGTGTTTAATTATGCCACatatttacgtattttatttacattgtgaTCAGGTATATTACGTTAGAGTATTtcgctttatattaaatacgtcATGCGTTGTAGATTACGGCAGCTTTTATATATCGAACcagttttttaaattcataaatattttgcgACGCATAAACACCATGTATAATGTCTCATAACATAAGATTCGTTCATATCGAGCAATCTTCATaagtttaattacatttttttgtcaCTCGTTTTTGcactattttttaatcaaaatcaaattcaatCAATCGCATGTGCGCATTTGAtactatgaatatattaaaattactgttctatatgaaaatattttttggaaaaaatttctattaaaatctacatttttacTAAAGAATTAGTTTATACGCGCTAATCTCAGGATCTACCGGTCCGGTTAAAGATAAAACTGCGCGGAGCAGCTAGTAacgattaaattgaatttaaaaaacgtaCGTAGCAACACGTaacagtttcacaaaaaattaaaatagaatcaCATCAGAGTTGAACTAATAAAGCACAATGTCACGAGTAACATAGtaggtaaaatataattaataaatgtgaaCACGTATCGTAATGGAGTGGTATAGTTGTTCGCACGCGAGTGAGTCGCTAACGCATGTGGGCGGCGCGTGTTGCAGGGCAAGGGCGCGCGCACGCCGGCCGACGAGCAGCCGCCCGCGCAGGTGAGTGCACACGACCCGGACGCGCATACACTACCTTATAAACGACTAACTTTTATGCTTGTTTGATATCTTTTCGAGTTGACTTTTTAATTTGGATGGTTTTTAATTTGGTTTGTAATTCAAATTTTAGGTCGTAGACGTTGAAAATTTCGCGTAttacgcatcaaaatattatatatatgtagaattcagtgaaattatatattatatacttattaaagaGTCTTCTTTAGTTAGttctattgtaataaatgtaaaatgctacttctattattttaattaaatttcgtttttaatcataaaaaagtTATCCAAATCAATAGAGAATGTTTTGGCTTTAACGATCTAAAGTCCCTCAGAGATGTCAAACCATAAATTATGAGTAACAGCACCATATtgaacggtgaaggaaaacatcgtgaggaaacctgcatgtgtctaatttcattgaaattctgccacatgtgtataatgtggaagaagctccaaaccttctcctcaaaaggcagaggaggccttagcccagaagtgggacattaacagactgttactgtactaaatTAGTTAAGACGATGTCGTAGCCGAAAACTATTAATAGTTAAGGTTATCTATTTGTACAAGTCGTTATAGTCAGTTTTGACCATGAAAttaaactttgttttaaatatatccttTTCAAGATAATtgaattaacttttaatttacatctaCAATCTCCGCATATGCACGTATTTACatcaaaatatctatttataatgttataaagtaaataatatttttttgttgtgcATGCCGTACTTTAATTTGCATGTTTAATCACATACACAAAACATGTGCGAAATTGGCgtctacattttaaaattattaaaatatatggtttagtttatttcaatttaattttgaagaaCACTATACGGGCTTGTATGCTGAATATTTTATCGTTGTGTTGCCTTTAATTGTTGTCAATACAAATGCTGGTAGTATTGTGTacgtttaattttcatttcattaagcattttattatttttcatgacgcatttttttattattttttttgttataaaggGCTTAGTTATtctaaaaaatcaaattaaaataacaatctaGATAAATTAACGAAAGTATATAatagattacatttttattttagtacaataCGTCCATAGAAATGTCGAATCTTTTAtcggtaatttttaaaataaatgaatagccAATGACGAATTCATATTTCTATAGGAAATGGTCGTTGAAGCGCCAAATCAAGCCGTGGAAAACGCAGCGATGGAACAGTACGAACAATCGATAGCAAAGTAAGTGTCCCTCTCCATATATTGGACAGATGATTTTTGTCAACTGtcagtttttacttttattttgaaattttactatCATTTCTAGTTTTAATATTCTCTATTTCGTTTATTATGTTTGTTACTTTTCAATGTAGATATATGAATCCGCGCGCACAAGCCAGTACCTAATATTTACAGAATGAACTCCAGCCTGCAGGATATACAGAGTGACATCGCGCGGCTCGCCAGTCAACAAAGCCAGCTGCAGCAACAGCAACAGCAGCAGCAACAGCAGCAACAAAATCAACAGTTACAGCAGCAGTTGCAACAACAGCAACAACAATTGCAACAGCAGCAACAACAGTTGCAGCAGCAGCAACAGCAAGCGAAGCAAATGTTCCAACAGCATCAGCCGCCACAATCACCCTTCCAGCAACAGTATCAAAACATTCAAACAAACATTCCTCAACTGGTAAGTTTTTAAATGTCAACCTAAAATAAACACACGCAAGAAGCACAGTGGTTATGGGCTCGTTCTCCTGTTGCGGCCATAAGCTTTATACTCCCTGATATCactgtaaaatatttcaagtcGGCAAGTTCTTTTAGATcgagaaattattaatattgattactcaattattaaaataaatcgttaagcattaaatgtaattaccaatcaattaatatataaatgcttCGTAAATCGTCGTCGTTGGCTACGGCTCAACTCAAGTCCTAACAGACACTTCTCAGCCTAACCTTTAAATTCACACAAACACGAAGCAGCTGACGCACAACTCACGCCTCCGCCCACTCGATTGCAGCACAGCCAATTCAGCTCACAGCACAATGTGTCGCGGCCGATCAACGCGTTCGGGTCCACGCCGCACCTCCCGCGCGACTTCTACTACGAGGCGAACCAGACGGGCCAGCCGGGCGGCCAGCAGGTCGGCCCTCAAGGCGGCCAGCAGAACTTCCAGTATCAGTACAGGGATATAGAACAAGATTTCGGTCGGCAGCAGTTCTACCTGCACGACAGTCCGGCGCCCCCGCAGCGACGCACGTGGGCGCAGCACGCGCAGCTGCAGCAGGAGAACGAGCTCCGGGGCTGGCAGGTAGGCACTGTGCCGGGCGGGCCAAGGGGATATACACTGTCGTGGGGCACGAGTCGCGGTATATACGGTCGGTGTGTATacggtatataaatatgtataaggaAATTTGAAAGttgtaaataagataaatattaatatgccgTATTATGGTTGGAAATTGTACTAGCACATTGTTTATTGAAGTCAATCTAACATTTAGTTAATTCAAATTACAGCTACATCAGCAGAACCACCAGCAGAACCAGTACCACCAACCGCAACCTGAACCGGCGCAGAGGACGTGGAATTCTCCCTCGCCTCAACCACCTCCCGAAAAAAACTGGAACCCGCAGGGCTTCGTCTTACACGAAAGGGCGAACCAGCCCTTCCAGGTTCACTACAACACTGATCGGTACCAGAACGGCACCGAGAACGTTCGAGAAACGCAAAACCATTTGAGCTATACTGTGATAAACCCTAATCAATACGCATCGCAATCGCCGCCGCTATCGAGTCCGCGACGTTCGAGGACTCCCCAACGTCAAGGATCCCTGCCAGAGGCTCGGCGACCCGAGCCAGTAGGGCTCCACCAGCTGCACTCGCCACATCCGCCGCAATATGCGCAAACTCACCAGCCACACCAACCTCATCAGACACAACAGACGCATCAACCTCACCAGACACTCCAGGCACAAAATTCCGTCCCGGCGCCCCCCGACGACATGGAACCCCAAAACATATCTTTCATCGGCAACGCCGAGGACGACGCGCTCCGGCAGGGCATCAATAGACTGAACATCTCGTCCGGCACGCGGACCTACCGCATCCCGTCGCCGACGAGGCCCTCGCTCGGCCGGAACTCGTTCCAACGACCCGAGGAACCCGCCGAGACGAACGAGAAAGGGTTTTACATTTCGTTCGACAACGAGCAACCGAAACGACCCAAGCCGCCGCTGCGGGCGAAGCGGGGCTCCCCGCGGAAGGAGCGCTCCGAGTACGCCAGCCCCGAGCGGAGTCCCGAGAGCACGTGGAGCGACGACAGGCGAGACGACAGGCGAGATGACAGGCGCGAAGAGCGTTGCGACGAGCGCCGGGAGACGCCTCGAACGGAGGCGCCGCGGGAGCGACCGCGCCCGCCTAGTGCGGAGCCCGCCGCGCTCGTCATCGGCGAGCTCAACCCCGACCCCGTGAGTATACATATCGGCAACCgtaatcatcatattatatatacatttctgGTCTATTTAGTGTAAGTACCTCAGTCTGACTAATTAGCCATTAACAGAATAACAATCTAATATTGTGTAATACATTTGTAACACgacaaaatgaatatatttacgaTCGACTCGATCGCAATTTAATGTATGCGAATGTACCTCTAATCTAAACCGGCAGAATTCCGCCGAGGAAATGGAGCGCAAGAAGGAGCGCATCATGATGCTGTCGCTGCAGCGGCGGCAGCGGGCGGACGAGGCGCGCGCGCGGGCcgaggcggcggcggcggcgcggcgcgcgcgcgacGAGGCCGAGGCCGAGGTGAAGGCGGCGCGCAAGGAGGAGCAGGCGCGCCGCCGGCAGGCCATCCTCGCGCAGTACAAGCTCAAGAAGGCCGTGGAGGAGGCCGAGCGGGAGGTGCGCTGTCCTTGTAGCCCGCCGCGACCGCTCCGCGAGGGCGACTACTAACGCACTCGTCCTGGGTTCCAGGGAAAAGTGTTCGACAAGTCCGAGTTCCTGGACACGTTGTCGCGCGGCGGCATGAACGTGGGCGGCGCGACCGGCCCGCCCACCGGTGGGGCGCGGTTGCGGGGCAAGCTGCCGGCGCGGGCGAGACCCAAGACCATCCACGTGGACAGCGGCGCGCTGCAGGCCGCCGAGGGGATGCTGGCGGGCAAGCAGCCCTCCGCTACCAATCTCACCGGTATTATTCGACACTTGAGCCCTAATGTATCCACTCAAACACGTACACGAAGCACTATTACAAGTACAAAACCATTATACGTtcgttttaatttgttatgctTATCTTATTTAATGAACTTAAGTAGCATAAAACAAAGTAGATTCGTGTCTGTCCACTTGCTTTGTAACGACACAACGGATTTTAATGGGATGTGCTCCGTTACTGaggtatttaattttgaaaatttttagaTTGGCGATTAATAAAGCAGCTACAATGTACTTTTATAGCGCTAATATAGCTGATTAAACCACTCGAGatatatcaaattaatgtaCGActgaaagataaaatattaatattttttgacaaaaagTTCACGACGGtataaaaccatttatttttgtcacacAGTATTAGTATCTATCAAAATATACATcattttttgtatacaaaaaatattgtctaaACTTTGTCATTTCCAGTAgtaaatttaatagatatttaaataaacgtgatATTATAAAAGACGTGGGTGTGGTAAAATCGGTAGGGACAGAACCAGCGGgctgattataatatttgttattatatcacTAACTTACCGATGCGTTAAGGCGGGAAGCGAGTCACTTCACACCGAAACACATGAACTCTGAAGTTcctgatatacatacatacacgaaCTATACAGTCGGTTTTATTATCAgaagtatatagtaatattatatctgCCAAAAGTATATCTCTATTATTTACTCTTAGCAAGCTCTTAGCAAaatgttgatataaaataagaaaattcaaaATCAGCTTTAAAACACATCGATCAAATTACATACAAACTACCCACCTCTCAAAACCTTAAAGCTAAAGCTCGCATGAGATGTGGCTAAGA
Protein-coding sequences here:
- the LOC126781195 gene encoding patronin-like isoform X10, with translation MVAMVASASGYGTLRRFLSAPDGQETENTGIVPSASVAVSSKQRASIKWLLSKAFNNRVPDNLQEPFYRDHEDQEHLKPPIVGGLANAELYCLALANMYSDPNYHSLNHWNILQTLSRKGVQVPDPPDCALTETVLIQTNPLKMGAHLAVIEAVMMLYAREVVTLDRVSAAAQRFGTSQPLPVGSSIPHEDGLLCWINAACAALNKAEENTSSHVPMVKSLQDLCDGTALAALISFYCPEALPRSAVRVGRMVSIQDCLHNLMLVYEFCQSSLPHNVFHMMPEDVTYMRGSMRQNLIAMLADLFNMLEVHPVKSVKYPGIAGEECNAHGVRHRRSLPPPPPQPIPELRAAPALCAHALPFAVSRSPSAGGVRARGPASRSSCSTPERRSCSPQRDDFVVHSRRAITTLSAMARRDDDMFAEHVTAAGRPSNWAESRESSFAGRRSRRSSVTDDSQLTVENFGGSQDRLQFAGRNPEKELATLANVRKISAPAGPLDHNPPLRSSRQDIRGSIQFFHGDYQNGAQDDRQKVERQQSQPQTTDPPFNPIKRQLSSDTIGQNFGFNHKGGGDGFYLNERDAPDGDVTKTSYADLSKIRNNGDQTGPGTPERRKTSFSTPPPSTTTWQQHFLQHENQPNGDEAASEEAAGGGGQAMAAQLNNIRLKLEEKRRRIEHDKRRMELAVSRQRQQLGQQAFLQAVTRGKGARTPADEQPPAQEMVVEAPNQAVENAAMEQYEQSIAKMNSSLQDIQSDIARLASQQSQLQQQQQQQQQQQQNQQLQQQLQQQQQQLQQQQQQLQQQQQQAKQMFQQHQPPQSPFQQQYQNIQTNIPQLHSQFSSQHNVSRPINAFGSTPHLPRDFYYEANQTGQPGGQQVGPQGGQQNFQYQYRDIEQDFGRQQFYLHDSPAPPQRRTWAQHAQLQQENELRGWQLHQQNHQQNQYHQPQPEPAQRTWNSPSPQPPPEKNWNPQGFVLHERANQPFQVHYNTDRYQNGTENVRETQNHLSYTVINPNQYASQSPPLSSPRRSRTPQRQGSLPEARRPEPVGLHQLHSPHPPQYAQTHQPHQPHQTQQTHQPHQTLQAQNSVPAPPDDMEPQNISFIGNAEDDALRQGINRLNISSGTRTYRIPSPTRPSLGRNSFQRPEEPAETNEKGFYISFDNEQPKRPKPPLRAKRGSPRKERSEYASPERSPESTWSDDRRDDRRDDRREERCDERRETPRTEAPRERPRPPSAEPAALVIGELNPDPNSAEEMERKKERIMMLSLQRRQRADEARARAEAAAAARRARDEAEAEVKAARKEEQARRRQAILAQYKLKKAVEEAEREGKVFDKSEFLDTLSRGGMNVGGATGPPTGGARLRGKLPARARPKTIHVDSGALQAAEGMLAGKQPSATNLTGTMRRDYYRGSQDNLAERAALYRESPVEDRGGVSPGSASSGLGRRGSCKTSRGPRLYKQPATKSNRGIMLNAVEYCVFPGAVNAEAKRRVLEEIARSESKHFLVLFRDAGCQFRALYSYCPDTDTVAKLYGTGPKHVNDRMFDKFFKYNSGSKCFSQVHTKHLTVTIDAFTIHNSLWQGKKVQLPSKKDMALVI